Genomic window (Caldinitratiruptor microaerophilus):
CCGCGTAAAGCTGCACGGCCGCCGGGTAGAGACGGTGCTCGGCCACGAGGATCCGGGCGGCCAGGGTCTCCTCCGTGTCGTCCTCGAGCACCGGCACGGCAGCCTGGAGCACGATCGGCCCCATGTCCGTTCCGGCGTCGACGAAGTGCACGGTGCACCCGGCGACCTTCGCCCCGTGGTCGAGGGCCTGGCGCTGCGCATGGAGGCCGGGGAAGGCGGGCAGGAGGGCGGGGTGGATGTTGAGGATGCGGCCCGGGTACGCGGCGAGCAGGGGTCCGCGCAGGAGCCGCATGTACCCGGCCAGGAGGACCAGCTCGACCCCCCGGACCATGAGTGCCGAGGCCACCGCGCCCTCCTGGGCCGTCCGGTCGGGATAGGCGCGGCGGTCGGCCACCACCGTCTCGACGCCGTAGCGCCGGGCCTTCCCGAGGGCCGGAGCCTCCGGGTTGTCACTCACCACCACCGCGACGTGCGCGCTGAGGCAGCCGGCCGCCACCGCGCGCAGGAGCGCCTCCATGTTGCTCCCGCGGCCGGACACCAGGATGCCGGCGGTCACGGGCCGTGCCGCCCGGGCCCGCTCCCGCGTGAGCGGCTCGAGGGCGGCCGGGGGGAAGACGATGTCGTTCACCGCCGGATCACCACCCCGGGGCGGTCGGTCACGGTGCCGATGCGCCAGGCGGCGAGCCCGAGCTCTGCCAGCGCCGCCACCGCCGCCTCGGCGTCCTCGGGCGGGACGATGATCGCCATGCCGATCCCGAGGTTGAAGGTCCGCTCCATCTCCTCGGGGGCGACGCGCCCCAGGCGCTGGATGAGCCCGAACACCGGCGGCTCCGGCCAGGTCCCCCGGCGAAGCTCGACCCCGAGCCCGGCCGGGAGCACGCGGGGCAGGTTCTTGGCGAAGCTGCCGCCGGTGATGTGCGCCGCGGCGGCCAGGCGCACCCGCCCCCGCAGGGCCAGGAGCGCCGGCGCGTAGATGCGGGTCGGAACGAGGAGCTCCTCGGCGACGGTCCGGCCGCCCAGCTCGGGCGGGCGGTCGTCCAGGTCGAAGGCGCCGCCCCAGGGGCGCAGGAGGACCCGGCGGGCGAGGCTGTACCCGTTGGAGTGGAGCCCGCTGGACGCCAGCCCGACCACGGCGTGCCCCGGACGGACGTCGCGCCCGTCCAGGAGGCGGTCCCGGTTCACCACCCCGACGCAGAAGCCGGCCAGATCGTATTCCCCAGGCGCATAGAAGTCGGGCATCTCCGCCGTCTCCCCGCCCACGAGCGCGCACCCGGCCTGGCGGCACCCCTCGGCCACTCCGCGGACGAGCGCGTCGAGGGTCGCCTCGTCGAGGCTCCCCATGGCCACGTAGTCGAGGAAGAACAGCGGCTCGGCGCCCTGGACGGCCACGTCGTCCACGTTCATGGCCACGAGGTCGATCCCCACCGTGTCGTGCCGGCCCGCCGCCTGGGCCACCTTGAGCTTGGTGCCGACCCCGTCGGCGGAGGACACCAGCACCGGCTCGGGGTAGCGCGACACGTCGAGGGCGAACAGCCCGCCGAACCCCCCGATGTCCCCGAGCACGCCGGGCCGGTGCGTCCGCCGGGTGTGCGCCGACAGCCGGGCGATGGCACCGGCCTTGCGGGCCACGTCCACCCCGGCGGCGCGGTAGGTGAGTCCGCCCTCGTCAGGGCGCATGCCGCCTCGCCTCCAGCGCGAACTTCCCGGCCTTCTCGTCGACCGGCACGGGGTACTCGCCGGTGAAGCAGGCCATGCAGAAGCCGCTCCCGGGGTAGCCGGCCGTGCCGACCGCCCGCGCGAGCCCTTCCACCGAGAGGTAGTGCAGGCTGTCCGCCCCCACGGCCTCCCGGATGGCCTCCACGTCCCGGCCCCGGGCCACGAGGTCCCGGATGTCGGCGGTGTCGATCCCGTAGTGGCAGCCGAACCGGTACGGAGGGGAGGCGATCCGCAGGTGCACCTCCCGGGCCCCGGCCTCCCGGAGGAGGGAGATCAGGTGCCGGATGGTGGTGCCCCGCACGATCGAGTCGTCCACCAGCACCACCCGCTTGCCCTCCAGGATCAGGCGCAGCGGGTTGTGCTTGATCTTCACCCCCTGGGCCCGCAGGCCCTGCTGGGGCTGGATGAACGTGCGGCCGATGTACCGGTTCTTGATCAGGCCCATCTCGTACGGGATGCCGCTCGCCTCGGCGAACCCGGTGGCGGCGGAGATCGAGGAGTCCGGCACGCCGATCACCAGGTCGGCCTCGACCGGCGCCTCCCGCCACAGCTCCCGGCCCATCTCCTTGCGGGCCGCGTGGACGTTGCGGCCCTGGAGGTTCGAGTCGGGCCGGGCGAAGTACACGTACTCGAACACGCAGATCCGGCTGGGGCTGGCAGCCGGAAGGGCCTGGCGCGAGCGGAGGTGCCCGTCCCGGATCATCACCAGCTCGCCCGGGGCCACGTCCCGCACGAACTCGGCGCCCACCGTGTCGAAGGCGCAGGTCTCGGAGGCCACCAGCCAGGCGTCCCCGAGCCGCCCCAGGCTCAGCGGGCGGATGCCGTGCGGGTCGCGCACCGCCAGGAGCCGGTCCTCGGTGAGCAGCACCAGGGCGTAGCCACCGGTGAGCTCCTGCAGGGCCACCACCAGCGCCTCCTCGATCCCGCCGCCCCCCCGGTGGCGGGCGATCAGGTGGGCGAGCACCTCCGTGTCGCTGGTGGTGCTGAAGATCGCCCCCTCGTCCTCCAGCCGGGCCCGGACGGCCCTGGCGGTGACGAAGTTGCCGTTGTGCGCGACCGCCAGGCTGCCGCGGCGGGTCTCGACGACGATGGGCTGCGCGTTGGCCAGCGTCGACGAGCCGGTCGTCGAGTAGCGCACGTGGCCGACGGCGTGCGGGCCCTGCAGGCGGGCCAGGTCCTCGTCCCGGAACACGTCGGTGACGAGGCCCATGCCCCGGTGGCTCAGGAGCCGGTCGCCGGTCGAGACCGCGATGCCCGCCGACTCCTCCCCGCGGTGCTGGAGGGCATACAGGCCGTAGTACGTGAGGCGGGCGGCCTCCGGGTGCCCGTAGACCCCGAAGACGCCGCACTCGTCGCGGGGGCCCTTGCCGGGCACGGGCCGGAACGCCCCCACGGCGAGCCGGAGGTCGGGGGCTATGCGCCCACCCAACGGGGAAGTCCCTCCTTCCATTCGCGCTGCAGGTCGGCCACGGGCAGGTCCACTACCTCGGCCCGGCGGTACACCCCGGGGTAGTGACCGGGGGCCAGGACCGCTACCCGGAAGCGGCCGTCTCCGGTCACGTCGCCGAGGAGCCGGTACGGCACCTTCTGCGCCATGAACAGGGCGGTCAGCCGGACCACGTCGTCCCGGCGGCAGGTGACGATCACCCGGGACTGGTCCTCCCCGAAGAGAGCCGCGTCGACCCGGCTGTCCTCCACGAACAGGCTCACCTGCGCGCCGAGCCCCGGCGCCCGGGCCGCCACCGCCATCTCGGCCAGGGCGACCGCCAGACCGCCCTCCGCCACGTCGTGCGCGGCGGTGGCGAGCCCCTGCCGCACGGCCTCCCGGACGGCGGCCTGCACGCGCCGCTCGAGGTCGAGGTCCAGGGGCGGGGCGTCCCCGGCGACAAGGCCGTGGACGACCTTGAGGTACTCGGTCCCGCCGAGGTGGCGGGCCACCGGAGGCCCGACCAGCACGATCACGTCGCCCACCGCCGCGAGCCCCATCCCGGCGTGGCGGCCGACGTCCGGGTGCACGCCCACCATGCCGATCGTGGGGGTGGGGTAGATCGCCTCGCCGTCGCGCTCGTTGTACAGGGACACGTTCCCGCCGGTGACCGGCGTGCCCAGAGCCCGGCAGGCCTCGGCGATGCCCTCGATGGCCTCGTCCAGCTGCCAGTAGATCTCCGGCTTCTCGGGGTTGCCGAAGTTGAGGTTGTTCGTGATCGCCACCGGCTCGGCGCCGGTCACGGACACGTTGCGGGCGGCCTCGGCGACCGCGATCGCCGCGCCCCGCCGCGGGTTCAGGTAGCAGTAGCGGCCGTTCCCGTCGATCTTGAGGGCCACGCCCCTGTCCGTGCCCGGGAGCCGCAGGAGCGCGGCGTCGCCTCCCGGCCCCACGACGGTGCCGAGGAGCACCATGTGGTCGTACTGGCGGTAGATCCACTCCCGGCTGCACAGGTTGGGCGAGGCCAGGAGCTGGAGCAGCACCCGTCCGTAGTCCTCGGGCTCCGGCAGCGTGCGGAGGTCGTAGCCGCGCAGCGCAGCCAGGTAGGCCGGCTCCCGCTTCTCCGGCGTGTAGGTCGGCGCGCCGCCGGCCAGGGAGGCCACGGGAACCTCGGCGACGACCGCTTCGCCGTCGCGGACGCGGAAGAGGCCGTCGCCCGTGACGTGGCCGATCACGGCGGCCTCGAGCCCCCACTTCGCGAAGATGCGGCGCGCCTCGTCCTCCCGGCCCCGCTCGAGACAGACCACCATCCGCTCCTGCGACTCGGAGATCATGACCTCCCAGGGCAGCATGCCCGCCTCGCGGCGGGGCACCCGCCGCACGTCGATCTCCATGCCCACCCCGCCCCGGTGGGCCATCTCGGCGCAGGCGGAGGTGAGCCCCGCGGCGCCGCAGTCCTGGATGCCCACCACGGAGCCCGTCTCGTAGAGCTCGAGGCACGCTTCCAGGAGGAGCTTCTCGAGGAAAGGGTCCCCCACCTGGACGGAAGGCCGCCGCTCCTCGCTCGCCTCGCCGAGCTCCTCGGAGGCGAAGGAGGCGCCGCCGATGCCGTCCCGGCCCGTGCGCGCCCCCACGACGAGCACCGGGTTGCCCTCGCCGCGCGCGACGCCCCGCCGGATCCCGCCCTCCGCGACCAGCCCGGCGCACATCGCGTTGACGATGCAGTTACCGCCGTACGCCTCCTCGAAGTAGACCTCCCCGCCCACCGTGGGTACGCCCATGCAGTTGCCGTAGTGGCCGATGCCGGCCACGACGCCGCCCAGCAGGTAGCGCTGGCGGGGGTCGCCGGGCGGGCCGAACCGGAGCGAGTCGAGCAGGGCGATGGGGCGGGCGCCCATGGTGAAGATGTCCCGCAGGATGCCCCCCACGCCCGTGGCCGCCCCCTGCAGCGGCTCGATGTACGACGGGTGGTTGTGGGACTCGACCTTGAAGGCGAGGTGGAGCCCGTCGCCCAGGTCGACGACGCCGGCGTTCTCGCCCGGGCCCTGGATCACCCGCGGGCCTTCGGTGGGCAGCTTCTTCAGGAGGGGGCGAGAGTGCTTGTAGGCGCAGTGCTCCGACCAGAGCACGCCGTACATGCGGATCTCGGTCTCGTTGGGCTCCCGTCCGATCTGCTCGCAGATGAGCCGGTACTCGCTCTCCCTGAGCCCCACCTGCCGCCAGAGCTCAGACACGGACGGCCCTCCCCTCGGACAGGTAGCGGATCACGGAGAGGAAGACGAGCCGGCCGTCCTCGGAACCGAGCACGGCCTCCGCCGCCCGCTCCGGGTGCGGCATGATCCCCAGCACGTTCCCCTGCTCGTTCGTGATGCCGGCGATGTTCGCCACGGAGCCGTTCGGATTCGACTCCGGGGTGATCTCCCCGTCTGGCGTCGCGTAGCGGAACAGGACCTGCCCCCGCGCCTCGAGGCGCGCCAGCGTCTCCGGGTCCACGTAGTAGTTCCCCTCGCCGTGGCTGACCGGGATCCGGAGAACCTGCCCCGGCGCGCAGGCGGCCGTGAAGGGGGTGTCCGCGCGCTCGACCCGCACGTGGGTCCACCCGCACACGAAGCGCAGGGACCGGTTGCGCTGGAAGGCGCCGGGGAGCAGGCCCGCCTCGCAGAGGATCTGGAACCCGTTGCAGATGCCGAGCACCAGGCCGCCCCGCGCCGCGTGCTCCGCCACGCGCTCCATGACCGGCGCGAAGCGGGCGATCGCCCCCGTCCGCAGGTAGTCCCCGTAGGAGAAACCTCCGGGGAGGATCAGGCAGTCGTACGGATCCGGAGCCCGGTCCTGGTGCCATACATAGGCAGCGTCCTGGCCCAGCACGCGGGTGAGGACGTGGTAGGTGTCCATCTCGCAGTTGGTGCCCGGGAACACGACAATGCCGAAGCGCGCCTTCACGGCCCCCCGGCCTCCCCTGGCCCGGCCGGCCGGCCCGGGACCGGCGCGCGGGCGGCGGGAGCGGGGGCGACCTGCACCGTGAACGTCTCGAGGACGGGGTTGGCGAGCAGCCGCTCCCCCACCTCCCGGACCCGCTCCCGGGCCGCCTCCTCCGACGGCGCCTCCAGCCAGAGCTCGATCAGCTTGCCGACGCGGACCTCCTCGAAGCCCTCGTAGCCGAGCGCCGCCAGGGCGGACCGGACGGTCGCGCCCTGCGGGTCGAGCACGCCATGCTTCAGCGTCACCCGCACCTCGGCCTTGTACCGCACCCCTCCGGCCCCTCCCTTCCGTCCGGAGCTCTCAGGACAGCACCGGGCGCAGCCGCTCCAGGACACTCCGGTAGCGGGCCGCCGTCTCGGCCACCCGATCCGGCGGCAGCGGCGGGGCCGGCGGCTCCTTGTTCCACCCGCTCGCCTCCGCCCAGTCCCGGATCGGCTGCTTGTCCAGGCTGTCGATCGGCTCGCCCACCCGGTACCGCTCCACCGGCCAGTACCGGGAGGAGTCCGGGGTGAACGCCTCGTCGATGAGGATCAGACGATCGCCGTCCCACCCGAACTCCAGCTTCGTGTCGGCCAGCAAGATCCCGGCCCGCTCGGCCCGCTCGGCGGCGAACCGGTAGAGGGCCAGGCTCAGGTCCCTGAGCCGGAAGGCCGTCTCCTGGCCGAAGCGGCGGGCCACCTCGTCCAGCGTCACGTTCTCGTCGTGTCCGACGTCGTTCTTGAGGGCAGGCGTGAAGATGGGCTCGGGCAGCCGGGCGTTGAGGGAGAGCCCGGCCGGGAGCTTCACGCCGCAGACGGCGCCCGTCTGGCGGTACTCCTTCCACCCGGAGCCCGCCAGGTAGCCGCGCACGACGCACTCCACGTCGATCCGCCGCGCCCGCCGCACGACCACGGACCGGCCGGCCAGGAGGGCCTCGTGTTCCGGACGCAGGCCAAGGCCGGCCACCGAGGTCGTCACGACATGGTTGGGGACGATCGACTCCGTCGCGCGGAACCACAGCACGCTGAGCTCGGTCAGCACCCGGCCCTTGCCGGGGATGCCGGTGGGAAAGACCACGTCAAAGGCAGAGAGGCGGTCGGTCGCCACCATGAGGAGGCGGTCGCCCAGGTCGAACATCTCCCGGACCTTGCCGCGGTGCACGAGGGGCAGCCCGAGGTCCGGGCACGTGAGAAGGACATCGCCGTTCACCGAGACACCTCCTGGAGGACGGATCAGGAAAGGTAGGTGGAGAGCAGCAGGGCGACCCCGAAGCCGGCCAGGGCCGCGAGGACGGCCCGCAGGTGGACCGGCCAGCGCCGGGGCCAGACGAACATCAGGAGGACCGTGGCCAGAAGCCCGGCCAGAGCGCCGACGAGGAGACCGACCAACGGGTACACCTCCGGGGACCGGCGCGGCCTAGATGAGACCCAGCCGGCGGAAGATCGTGTCCACGTGCCGGAGGTTCCTGCGGTCGTCGAAGCAGGCCGCGATCTCCTCCGGGGTCAGGCGCGCGGTCACCTCCGGGTCCCGGGCGACCCGCTCGCGGAAGCTGACCGGGCTACCCCAGGCCTCCATGGCCAGGCGCTGCACCCGCGCGTAGGCCTCATCCCGCGACATCCCCTTCTCGACCAGGGCGAGGAGCACCCGGCCGGAGTGCACCAGTCCGCCCGTGAGGCCGGCCACGGCCTCCATGCGTTCCGGGTAGACGTGCATGTTCTCCACGAGCCAGACGGTGCGGTCCAGCAGGTAGTCGGCGAGGATGGTGCTGTCCGGAAGGATGATCCGCTCCACCGAGGAGTGGGAGATGTCCCGCTCGTGCCAGAGCGCGATGTCCTCCAGCGCCGCCACGGCGTTTGCCCGCAGCACGCGGGCGAGCCCGCAGATCTGCTCCGCACCCACAGGGTTGCGCTTGTGGGGCATGGCGGACGAGCCCTTCTGACCGGCCGCGAAGGGCTCTTCCACCTCCCGGCCCTCGGTCCGCTGAAGGAGCCGCACCTCGAGGGCGATCTTCTCGAGGGTGCCGCCGAGGATGGCCAGGGCAGTCATCAGCTCGGCGTGGCGGTCCCGCTGCAGCACCTGGGTGCTGATGGGCGCGGGGGCCAGCCCCATCTTCTCGCACACGTACTGCTCGACGAAGGGGTCGATGTTGCCGTAGTTCCCCACGGCCCCGGAGATCTTGCCGACGGCGATGCCGCGGCGGGCCCGCTCGAGGCGCTCCCGGTTCCGCTGCATCTCGGCGTACCACAGGGCGAGCTTGAGACCGAAGGTGGTGGGCTCGGCGTGCACGCCGTGCGTGCGGCCCATGATCAGGGTGTCCTTGAACTCCACCGCGCGGCGCGCGAGCACCGCCAGGAGGCGATCGGCGCCCGCCAGGATCTCGTCCATCGCCTCCACGAGGAGGGCGGACAGGGCCGTGTCCACGACGTCGCTCGATGTGAGCCCGTAGTGGACGAAGCGCGCGGCCGGGCCCATGCGCTCGGCAACGGCCTGCACGAAGGCGATCACGTCGTGCCGCGTCTCCCGCTCGATCTCGGCGACCCGCTCCACGAACCGGGCGTCGACGGGGAAGCGCCTCTGCCGGATCTCCTCCACGGCCTCCCGGGGGATCCGGCCGAGCTCCGCCCACGCCTCGCAGGCGTACAGCTCGACGTCGAGCCAGCGCTCGAAGCGGTGCTCCGGGGACCAGATGCGGCGCATCGCCGGTCGGGTATAGCGCTCGATCACAGGCCATCGCCCCCATCACGGCAATCCCGCGGCTCCGGTCGGCCGGCCGGCTGGCGTCCCGCGCCGGGCCTGGCCTGCCTCCCGGCGTGCGGCGGCGGTCAGCCCGCCGTACCCGGCGAGCCGGCCGCCCCCCGGTCCCTGTAGCGGGCGAACGTCTCCTCCGCCTTCGCCGCCAGCGCCGCCTTGTGCCGGCGGACGCGCTCGCGCAGGGCCGGGTCGGCCACGGCGAGGATCTGGGCGGCCAGGTGCGCCGCGTTGCGGGCGCCGTCGACCGCCACCGTGGCCACCGGCACCCCCGGCGGCATCTGCACGATGCTGTAGAGGGCGTCCACGCCGCCCAGGCTGCTTCCGCCCAGCGGCACGCCGATGACCGGCAGGGGGGTCCACGCCGCCACGACACCGGGCAGGTGCGCGGCCATGCCGGCCGCGGCGATGATCACCTCCAGCCCCCGGGCCTCAGCCCCGCCGGCCCACTCCTGCACCAGGCGGGGGGACCGGTGGGCCGACGCCACGGCGAGCTCGTAAGGGATCCCGTACTCCTCCAGGATGGCCAGGGCGTCCTGCATGCGGGGCAGGTCGCTCTCGCTGCCCAGGATGACGCCAACCCGAGCCCGTGCCACGAGACGGACACCTCCGCCTTGCGCCTCTATTGTACCGCCGTGAGGTTTACCGGAAGATGAACTGCCACAGGCCGAACAGCTCGACGGTGAAGAGGGCCGACACCACCCACAGGAGCGGGTGCACGTCCCGCGCCCTGCCCCGGAAGAGCTTCAGCAGCACGTAGGACACGAAGCCGAGGCCGATCCCGTGGGAGATGTTGAACGTGAGGGGCATGCCCAGGAGGGTGAGGAACGCCGGGATGCCGTCCTCCGGGTTTCCGAACTCGATCTCCCGCACCACGCTCATCATCAGGAAGCCCACGATGATGAGGGCCGGAGCTGTTGCCGCCGACGGCACGATCCCCACGACCGGGGCGAAGAAGATCGCCAGCAGGAAGAGGAGCCCGGTGACGACGGACGTCAGGCCGGTGCGGCCGCCCTCGCCGACGCCGGAGGCCGACTCGATGTAGGTCGTGATCGAGGAGCAGCCCAGAAACCCGCCCGTGACGGCGGCGAGCGAGTCCACCAAGAGGACGTTCCGCAGCCGGGGCACCGTCCCGTCCGGGCGCAGGTATCCGGCCTCTCCGCCGACCGCCACCACGGTTCCCATCGTGTCGAAGAAGTCGGTCATGAGGAAGGCGAAGATGAACGACCAGGCGCTCAGGTTCAGGACCACGGAGAAGTCCAGCCGGCCGATCGTGGCCAGGGACTCGGCCGTGGGCAGGCTCAGCCACGTTTCGGGAAGCCGGGCCTGACCCGTGAAGAAGGCGACCAGGGTGGTGCCCAGGATCCCCAGGAGAAGCGCCCCGCGAACCCGCCGCACCACGAGCAGCAGCGTCAGCGCCAGGCCGAAGAGCGCCAGGAGCGCCGCCGGCTCCCGCAGGTTGCCGAGCGCCACGTACGTCGGGTTGGAGATCACGGGCTGCCCGCCCGGCCCCGGCACGATGGTTGCCGTGTGCGTGATGATCCCCGCGTTCTTGAGCCCGATGAAGGCGATGAAGAGTCCGATGCCGACGCCGATCGCGCGCTTCAGGTTAGCCGGGATCGCGTTCATCACGGACTCGCGGGCGCCGGTCAGCACGAGCAGGGTGACGAGCAGGCCCTCCCAGAACACGATCCCCATGGCCTGCTGCCAGGTGTATCCCGCGCCCAGGACGACGCCGAAGGCCAGCACGGCGTTGAGGCCCATGCCGGAGGCGAGAGCGAGCGGGTAGTTGCTGGCCAGTCCCATGAGAATCGTCATGACCCCGGCGCCGAGCGCCGTGGCGACCGCCGCCGCCTGCCGGGGGACGCCCGCCGCGCCGAGGATGTCCGGGTTGACGAAGATGATGTAGGCCATCGTCATGAACGTGACGATCCCGGCGATGACCTCCGTCCGGACGTCGGTGCCGGCTTCCCGCAGCCGGAACCACCGGTCCAGGGCCCCCGATCCGCCCACCGCCTTCGGCGCGCCTCGCTGCTCCAGAGCTTCCCGAGCCACCGGATGCCCTCCTTCGCAGGGTAAGCCTAGTGTGTGGAGACGCCGGGCCGGCCATCGCGGCGGCCCGAATGAAGACCCGGGCGAGGTGGTTTCGTCGTGAAACCTCCCCGCCCGGGCTTTTGTCCCGCCGGTGTAGCGCCGCAAGGCCGGCGCCTGTGCCGCTCGGTCGCAGCCGGGTGGCCCGCCCCGGCGGAGTTGCCCCGCCCGCCGGCCACCCGCGGAACCCTAGGCACACTTTCACCCGACTATGCGGTTGGACTGCCGGCTGCGCCCGCGCGAGCGCCCGGCACGAGAACATCGTAGCGGACCTCCCGATGAAATGTCAACCTCAAGGGGCGAATGTTTTAGTGCTGCAGGCGGCTTTTGTTCGGAACCAAGGCGTATGGAACCAGTTCGTCGCCCGCCAGCGTGAAGAGGCGGGGGGAGATCCGGTACCGGGTGGCGCGGTACACCTCCCGTACCATCTGCGCCACGTCCTCCACCACCGACCGGTCCGCGTCGCCGAGGGCCACCAGGAAGTCACGGCCGGGCACGGCCACGACGAGCCGCCCCTCTACCTCCTGCCGCAGGGCCTGGATCTGCTCCCGCAGGAGGAGCCGGCTGGCGTCGTACCCGTCGAAGGACTCGCACACCATTCGGAGCCTGGGGCCGTGACCCAGCCGCTTCCACGGGATGCGCGGGGTCGAGCGGGCCAGGTTCTCCACGGCCGTCGGGAGCAGCTCCTGGAAGCGCTTCCCCCAGCGCTCGAGGACACCCTGCGTGACGAAACGGTACCCGTGGGCGGCGTCCACCACCAGGGCAACGCAGAGCCCGGGCGCAAGGGGGTGCGTGGGCACCGTCCGACGTGCACCGAGCCAGTTCGCGCCCCACCGCGCGGGGATGATCTGCGGGCGGATCGACGCCACCTCGGGCGACGCGCCCGCGGACAGATTCGCCGGGCTCCGCACCTGGGCCCGACGGGAGATGAGGTGCACGGGACTCGTCCCGGTGGCCGGCGAAGGCCGGCGATGGAGGTCGCCCCACAAACCACGTCCCTCCCTTTGCCTCGGAGATCGGGATCTTCTCGGCCGGCACCGTGTCAGCGACAGCCTCATCCGGCCCCCCGTCCACCAAGCAAATACGAAAAGCGGGCCGCCGGGTTCGCTCCGCCTCGGGCCAGGGCCAGCCCGGCAGACCGCCTTCCTGCCGTCCGGGAACGGTCACTCCCACTCGATGGTACCCGGCGGCTTCGTCGTGATGTCGTACACCACCCGGTTCACGTGCGGCACCTCGCCCACGATCCGGCTCATGATCCGCTCCAGGACCTCGTACGGGAAACGGAAGAAGTCCGCCGTCATCCCGTCCTCGCTGGTCACCGCCCGCAGGACGATCGGGTACGCGTAGGTGCGCCCGTCCCCCATCACTCCGACGCTGCGGACGTCCGGAAGCACCGCGAAGGCCTGCCAGATCCGGTCGTAGAGACCGGCACGGCGGATCTCCTCCAGAAAGATCGCGTCGGCCTGGCGCAGGATGGCGAGGCGCTCCGGGGTCACCTCACCCAGGACCCGGATGGCCAGCCCCGGGCCCGGGAACGGGTGCCGCCCCACCAGCTCGTCCGGAAGGCCCAGCGCCCGGCCGACCTCGCGCACCTCGTCCTTGAACAGCAGGCGCAGCGGCTCGACCAGCTCCAGGCCCAGGTCCTCCGGGATGCCGCCGACGTTGTGGTGGGTCTTGATCACGGCCCCCCCGCCGGACGCGCCGGACTCGACCACGTCCGGATAGATCGTTCCCTGCACCAGGAAGCCGACCTCGCCGAGGCGGCGCGCTTCCTCCTCGAAGACCCGGATGAACTCCCGGCCGACGATGCGGCGCTTCTCCTCCGGGTCGGTGACTCCCCGCAGCCGGGCGAGGAACCGGTCGGCAGCGTCCACGTGCACGAGCGGGATGTGGAAGTGGTCGCGGAAGGTGCGGGTGACCTGCTCGGCCTCACCCGCACGCAGGAGCCCGTGGTCGACGAAGATCGCCGTGAGACGGTCGCCGATGGCCCGGTGCACCAGCACGGCCGCCACCGAGCTGTCCACCCCGCCGGACAGGGCCACGAGGGCGCGGCCCGTTTCTCCCACCTGCCGGCGCACGGCGGCGACCGCCGAGTCGATCACGCTGTCCACGGTCCAGTCCCCGCGCAGGCCGCACACCCGGAACAGGAAGTTCTCCAGCACCTGCTTGCCCTGGACCGTGTGCACGACCTCCGGGTGGAACTGCACGCCGTACAGGCGCCGGGCGGGGTCGCCGATCACCGCCGTCGGGGTGGCGTCGGTTCGTGCCAGGACCTGGAAACCGGGGGGCGGGCTGATGACCGAGTCCCCGTGGCTCATCCACACCTGGGTGACCGGGTCGAGCCCGCGCAGGAGCGGGGAGTCCGGCACCTCCACCGACAGCATGGCCTTGCCGTACTCGCCGCGCTCGGCGCGGCGCACGTCGCCCCCGAGTTCGTACGCCATGAGCTGCATGCCGTAACAGAT
Coding sequences:
- the purN gene encoding phosphoribosylglycinamide formyltransferase translates to MTAGILVSGRGSNMEALLRAVAAGCLSAHVAVVVSDNPEAPALGKARRYGVETVVADRRAYPDRTAQEGAVASALMVRGVELVLLAGYMRLLRGPLLAAYPGRILNIHPALLPAFPGLHAQRQALDHGAKVAGCTVHFVDAGTDMGPIVLQAAVPVLEDDTEETLAARILVAEHRLYPAAVQLYAEGRLVLEGRRVRILPPPRDRSSRPD
- the purM gene encoding phosphoribosylformylglycinamidine cyclo-ligase, which translates into the protein MRPDEGGLTYRAAGVDVARKAGAIARLSAHTRRTHRPGVLGDIGGFGGLFALDVSRYPEPVLVSSADGVGTKLKVAQAAGRHDTVGIDLVAMNVDDVAVQGAEPLFFLDYVAMGSLDEATLDALVRGVAEGCRQAGCALVGGETAEMPDFYAPGEYDLAGFCVGVVNRDRLLDGRDVRPGHAVVGLASSGLHSNGYSLARRVLLRPWGGAFDLDDRPPELGGRTVAEELLVPTRIYAPALLALRGRVRLAAAAHITGGSFAKNLPRVLPAGLGVELRRGTWPEPPVFGLIQRLGRVAPEEMERTFNLGIGMAIIVPPEDAEAAVAALAELGLAAWRIGTVTDRPGVVIRR
- the purF gene encoding amidophosphoribosyltransferase, yielding MGGRIAPDLRLAVGAFRPVPGKGPRDECGVFGVYGHPEAARLTYYGLYALQHRGEESAGIAVSTGDRLLSHRGMGLVTDVFRDEDLARLQGPHAVGHVRYSTTGSSTLANAQPIVVETRRGSLAVAHNGNFVTARAVRARLEDEGAIFSTTSDTEVLAHLIARHRGGGGIEEALVVALQELTGGYALVLLTEDRLLAVRDPHGIRPLSLGRLGDAWLVASETCAFDTVGAEFVRDVAPGELVMIRDGHLRSRQALPAASPSRICVFEYVYFARPDSNLQGRNVHAARKEMGRELWREAPVEADLVIGVPDSSISAATGFAEASGIPYEMGLIKNRYIGRTFIQPQQGLRAQGVKIKHNPLRLILEGKRVVLVDDSIVRGTTIRHLISLLREAGAREVHLRIASPPYRFGCHYGIDTADIRDLVARGRDVEAIREAVGADSLHYLSVEGLARAVGTAGYPGSGFCMACFTGEYPVPVDEKAGKFALEARRHAP
- the purL gene encoding phosphoribosylformylglycinamidine synthase subunit PurL — its product is MSELWRQVGLRESEYRLICEQIGREPNETEIRMYGVLWSEHCAYKHSRPLLKKLPTEGPRVIQGPGENAGVVDLGDGLHLAFKVESHNHPSYIEPLQGAATGVGGILRDIFTMGARPIALLDSLRFGPPGDPRQRYLLGGVVAGIGHYGNCMGVPTVGGEVYFEEAYGGNCIVNAMCAGLVAEGGIRRGVARGEGNPVLVVGARTGRDGIGGASFASEELGEASEERRPSVQVGDPFLEKLLLEACLELYETGSVVGIQDCGAAGLTSACAEMAHRGGVGMEIDVRRVPRREAGMLPWEVMISESQERMVVCLERGREDEARRIFAKWGLEAAVIGHVTGDGLFRVRDGEAVVAEVPVASLAGGAPTYTPEKREPAYLAALRGYDLRTLPEPEDYGRVLLQLLASPNLCSREWIYRQYDHMVLLGTVVGPGGDAALLRLPGTDRGVALKIDGNGRYCYLNPRRGAAIAVAEAARNVSVTGAEPVAITNNLNFGNPEKPEIYWQLDEAIEGIAEACRALGTPVTGGNVSLYNERDGEAIYPTPTIGMVGVHPDVGRHAGMGLAAVGDVIVLVGPPVARHLGGTEYLKVVHGLVAGDAPPLDLDLERRVQAAVREAVRQGLATAAHDVAEGGLAVALAEMAVAARAPGLGAQVSLFVEDSRVDAALFGEDQSRVIVTCRRDDVVRLTALFMAQKVPYRLLGDVTGDGRFRVAVLAPGHYPGVYRRAEVVDLPVADLQREWKEGLPRWVGA
- the purQ gene encoding phosphoribosylformylglycinamidine synthase subunit PurQ, which codes for MKARFGIVVFPGTNCEMDTYHVLTRVLGQDAAYVWHQDRAPDPYDCLILPGGFSYGDYLRTGAIARFAPVMERVAEHAARGGLVLGICNGFQILCEAGLLPGAFQRNRSLRFVCGWTHVRVERADTPFTAACAPGQVLRIPVSHGEGNYYVDPETLARLEARGQVLFRYATPDGEITPESNPNGSVANIAGITNEQGNVLGIMPHPERAAEAVLGSEDGRLVFLSVIRYLSEGRAVRV
- the purS gene encoding phosphoribosylformylglycinamidine synthase subunit PurS — protein: MRYKAEVRVTLKHGVLDPQGATVRSALAALGYEGFEEVRVGKLIELWLEAPSEEAARERVREVGERLLANPVLETFTVQVAPAPAARAPVPGRPAGPGEAGGP